A genomic region of Janthinobacterium lividum contains the following coding sequences:
- a CDS encoding DUF484 family protein: MTATLDSSTVAQYLSEHPNFFEEHTALLGEVKLSSPLTGRTISLQERQMEVMRDKYKALELRMSKLSRVAEENGDIASKFHGWNQAMLQVRNDADMPRVLVDALQSNFDVPYVSLRLWQVLPEHANGWFTEDVTADVRMFANSLQTPYCGSNRDFEAVHWLQADKIESTVMIALRAPGTTGTFGLLVLGSPDSERFTSSMGTDFLVHIGATASAALAALRAGTPA; encoded by the coding sequence ATGACCGCCACACTCGATTCCAGCACCGTCGCCCAGTACCTGAGCGAGCACCCGAATTTCTTCGAAGAGCATACCGCTCTGCTCGGCGAGGTCAAACTGAGCAGCCCGCTGACGGGACGCACCATCTCGCTGCAGGAGCGGCAGATGGAAGTGATGCGCGACAAGTACAAGGCGCTCGAACTGCGCATGTCCAAGCTGAGCCGCGTGGCCGAGGAAAATGGCGACATCGCCAGCAAGTTCCACGGCTGGAACCAGGCCATGCTGCAAGTGCGCAACGATGCGGACATGCCGCGCGTGCTGGTCGACGCCTTGCAAAGCAATTTCGACGTGCCCTACGTCAGCCTGCGCCTGTGGCAAGTGCTGCCGGAACACGCCAACGGCTGGTTCACGGAAGATGTCACGGCCGATGTGCGCATGTTCGCCAACAGCCTGCAAACGCCGTACTGCGGCAGCAACCGCGATTTCGAAGCCGTGCACTGGCTGCAGGCCGATAAGATCGAATCGACCGTCATGATCGCCCTGCGCGCGCCCGGCACGACGGGCACCTTCGGCTTGCTGGTGCTCGGCTCGCCCGACAGCGAACGCTTTACCTCCAGCATGGGCACGGACTTCCTCGTGCATATCGGCGCCACGGCCAGCGCCGCCCTGGCCGCGCTGCGCGCCGGCACGCCTGCCTGA
- a CDS encoding tyrosine recombinase XerC, giving the protein MNEARGKAEWLDAYLAQLATQRKLSPHTLDAYGRDLRALLELSGNTPWTALAHNEVRRYTAKLHAGGLDPRSIARKLSSWRGFFNWLSGETKLDANPVDGIRAPKRAKTLPKALSVDDAVRLVAPAQHQQGAAEPEQLCNRAMFELLYSSGLRVSELTSLDTHYCKADGGQPASLGWLDMASFEVIVTGKGSKMRKVPVGKAALVALTAWLGVRPPAADGSAALFLSTRGTRISPRVLQLRLKAHALATDIPANVHPHVLRHSFASHVLQSSGDLRAVQEMLGHSSITSTQVYTALDFQHLAHVYDQAHPRAKLK; this is encoded by the coding sequence ATGAACGAGGCGCGCGGCAAGGCCGAGTGGCTCGACGCCTACCTGGCGCAGCTGGCCACGCAGCGCAAGCTGTCGCCGCATACGCTTGACGCCTACGGGCGCGACCTGCGCGCCTTGCTGGAACTGAGCGGCAACACGCCCTGGACGGCTCTTGCGCACAACGAAGTGCGCCGCTACACGGCCAAGCTGCACGCTGGTGGCCTCGACCCGCGTTCCATCGCCCGCAAGCTGTCGTCGTGGCGCGGCTTCTTCAACTGGCTCAGCGGCGAGACCAAGCTCGACGCCAATCCTGTCGACGGCATCCGCGCCCCCAAGCGGGCCAAAACGTTGCCGAAAGCCCTGTCGGTGGATGACGCCGTGCGCCTCGTGGCGCCCGCGCAACACCAGCAAGGCGCCGCCGAACCGGAACAACTATGCAACCGCGCCATGTTCGAACTGCTGTATTCGAGCGGCTTGCGCGTGTCCGAACTGACCAGCCTGGACACCCATTACTGCAAGGCCGACGGCGGCCAGCCCGCCTCGCTGGGCTGGCTCGACATGGCCAGCTTCGAAGTCATCGTCACGGGCAAGGGCAGCAAGATGCGCAAGGTGCCCGTCGGCAAGGCGGCCCTCGTGGCCTTGACAGCCTGGCTGGGCGTGCGCCCGCCGGCGGCCGATGGCAGCGCTGCCTTGTTTTTAAGCACGCGCGGCACGCGTATCTCGCCGCGCGTACTGCAGCTGCGCCTGAAGGCGCATGCGCTGGCGACGGACATTCCCGCGAATGTGCACCCGCACGTGCTGCGCCACTCGTTTGCCTCGCACGTGCTGCAATCGTCGGGCGACTTGCGCGCCGTGCAGGAAATGCTGGGCCATTCCAGCATCACCTCGACCCAGGTTTACACGGCCCTCGATTTCCAGCACCTGGCGCACGTGTATGACCAGGCGCACCCGCGCGCCAAGCTCAAGTAG
- the dksA gene encoding RNA polymerase-binding protein DksA → MTKTNKSTPAANQDIPLISEDQIRAMSEDDYMNPAQLAFFKARLQQLEKDLLKNAGETTEHLRETVLVPDPADRATIEEEHALELRTRDRERKLLKKVQQSIASIDAGDYGWCEETGEPIGIPRLIARPTATLSLEAQQRRELKQKLYGD, encoded by the coding sequence ATGACCAAAACTAATAAATCGACCCCGGCCGCCAACCAAGACATCCCTCTCATCAGCGAAGACCAAATTCGCGCCATGAGCGAAGATGACTACATGAATCCGGCACAACTGGCATTCTTCAAGGCGCGCCTGCAGCAGCTCGAAAAAGATCTGCTGAAAAACGCCGGCGAAACCACGGAACACTTGCGTGAAACCGTGCTCGTACCGGATCCTGCCGACCGTGCCACCATCGAGGAAGAGCATGCGCTGGAACTGCGCACGCGCGACCGCGAGCGCAAATTGCTGAAGAAAGTGCAGCAATCGATCGCCAGCATCGACGCCGGCGACTATGGCTGGTGCGAAGAAACGGGCGAGCCTATCGGCATCCCGCGCCTGATCGCCCGTCCAACCGCCACCCTGTCGCTGGAAGCCCAGCAACGGCGCGAACTGAAGCAAAAGCTGTACGGCGACTGA
- the hslU gene encoding ATP-dependent protease ATPase subunit HslU → MNMTPAEIVTELDKHVVGQAKAKRAVAIALRNRWRRQQVAEPLRHEITPKNILMIGPTGVGKTEIARRLAKLAEAPFIKIEATKFTEVGYVGRDVDTIIRDLIDIGIKQTRALEMKKVRARAEDAAEDRVIDILVPPARDFGFTPNTAAAVDSGSGDSTRQTFRKRLRQGELDDKEIEIELAEAGPQMEIMAPPGMEEMTEQIKSMFSGVGGQRKKARKVKIREALKLLLEEEAAKLLNEDELKQKAIQNVEQNGIVFLDEIDKIASRSESGGADVSRAGVQRDLLPLVEGTTVNTKYGMIRTDHILFIASGAFHLSKPSDLIPELQGRFPIRVELESLSIADFERILTSTDACLTMQYEALLATENLTLQFAPEGITRLAEIAYAVNERTENIGARRLHTVMEKLLEEVSFTASENSSSTENLLVIDAAYVNERLEALSVNEDLSRYVL, encoded by the coding sequence ATGAACATGACCCCGGCGGAAATCGTCACCGAACTCGACAAGCACGTGGTGGGCCAGGCCAAGGCCAAGCGCGCCGTCGCCATCGCCCTGCGCAACCGCTGGCGCCGCCAGCAGGTGGCCGAGCCCCTGCGCCATGAAATCACGCCCAAGAACATCCTCATGATCGGCCCCACGGGCGTCGGCAAGACGGAAATCGCGCGCCGCCTGGCCAAGCTGGCCGAGGCGCCGTTCATCAAGATCGAGGCGACCAAATTTACCGAAGTCGGTTATGTGGGGCGCGACGTCGACACCATCATCCGCGACCTGATCGACATCGGCATCAAGCAGACGCGCGCGCTGGAAATGAAGAAAGTGCGCGCACGCGCCGAAGACGCGGCCGAAGACCGCGTGATCGACATCCTCGTGCCGCCGGCGCGCGACTTCGGCTTCACGCCGAATACGGCGGCGGCCGTGGACAGCGGCAGCGGCGACAGCACGCGCCAGACCTTCCGCAAGCGCTTGCGCCAGGGCGAGCTCGATGACAAGGAAATCGAGATCGAGCTGGCCGAGGCAGGTCCGCAGATGGAAATCATGGCGCCGCCGGGCATGGAAGAAATGACGGAGCAGATCAAGTCCATGTTTTCGGGCGTGGGCGGGCAGCGCAAGAAGGCGCGCAAGGTCAAGATCCGCGAAGCCTTGAAACTGCTGCTCGAGGAAGAAGCGGCCAAGCTGCTCAACGAAGATGAACTGAAACAGAAGGCGATCCAGAACGTCGAGCAGAACGGCATCGTCTTTTTGGACGAGATCGACAAGATCGCCTCGCGTTCGGAATCGGGCGGCGCCGACGTCTCGCGCGCCGGCGTGCAGCGCGACCTGCTGCCGCTGGTCGAGGGCACGACCGTCAACACCAAGTACGGCATGATCCGCACGGACCACATCCTGTTCATCGCCTCGGGCGCCTTCCACCTGTCGAAGCCGTCGGACCTGATCCCGGAACTGCAGGGACGCTTCCCCATCCGCGTGGAACTGGAATCGCTGTCGATTGCGGACTTCGAGCGCATTTTGACGAGTACCGACGCCTGCCTGACGATGCAGTACGAAGCCTTGCTGGCGACGGAAAACCTCACATTGCAATTCGCGCCGGAAGGCATCACGCGCCTGGCGGAAATCGCCTATGCGGTGAACGAGCGCACGGAAAACATCGGCGCGCGCCGGCTGCACACGGTGATGGAAAAACTGCTGGAAGAAGTGTCGTTTACGGCCAGCGAAAACAGCAGCAGCACGGAAAACCTGCTGGTGATCGATGCCGCGTATGTCAACGAACGCCTGGAAGCGCTGTCGGTCAACGAGGACCTGTCGCGCTACGTGCTGTAG
- the hslV gene encoding ATP-dependent protease subunit HslV produces the protein MEQFHGTTILCVRRGKQVALGGDGQVTLGNIVMKGTARKVRKLYQGKVLVGFAGGTADAFTLLDRFEGKLEKHQGNLLRASVELAKDWRTDRVLRRLEAMLLVADSESTLVITGNGDVLEPEDGIGAIGSGGTYAQSAAKALQENTDLSPAEVVKKSLTIAAELCIYTNMSHIIETLD, from the coding sequence ATGGAACAATTTCACGGCACCACCATCCTCTGCGTCCGGCGCGGCAAGCAGGTCGCCCTGGGCGGCGACGGCCAGGTAACGCTCGGCAACATCGTCATGAAGGGCACGGCCCGCAAAGTGCGTAAGTTGTATCAGGGCAAGGTCCTGGTCGGCTTTGCCGGCGGCACCGCCGACGCCTTCACCCTGCTCGACCGTTTTGAGGGCAAGCTGGAAAAACACCAGGGCAACCTGCTGCGCGCCTCCGTCGAACTGGCCAAGGACTGGCGCACCGACCGCGTGCTGCGCCGCCTGGAAGCGATGCTGCTGGTGGCCGACAGCGAGTCGACCCTGGTCATCACGGGCAATGGCGACGTGCTGGAACCGGAAGACGGCATCGGCGCCATCGGCTCGGGCGGCACCTACGCCCAGTCCGCCGCCAAGGCGCTGCAGGAAAACACGGACTTGTCGCCGGCCGAAGTGGTCAAGAAATCGCTGACCATCGCCGCGGAACTCTGCATTTATACCAATATGTCGCACATCATCGAGACCTTGGACTAA
- a CDS encoding porin — protein sequence MKKSLVALALFGAFAATAQAQSSVQIYGTIDAGLGKATGSTTAVTKRDNNKLGFKGTEDLGNGLKAIFQLEIRYESDTGTVENTSGANSRPLFQGQSRVGLQGNFGTVRLGRGLTAFQETSTGFEPWSGMPTPAGFQTDLTVAGYTSDPLSAPGNSRNRFSNAVFYNSPVISGFQFNATVAAKEANNNTAVAATVRNLTTNATGNFALPANVVPASNPYSVSATYNNAQFAAMAAYERNGLQAKLWSVGASFNPIAELKLMATYQHQDDGNFKIVNTDTKSWVLGANYDVGPGKIRAGYGQKTPDGVAKTKQASLGYDYNLSKRTYLYADISNKKSASVANYNNTTSVNYIGLGVHHNF from the coding sequence CCTGGGCAAAGCGACTGGTTCGACCACCGCCGTCACCAAGCGCGACAACAACAAGCTGGGTTTCAAGGGCACGGAAGATCTGGGCAATGGCTTGAAAGCCATTTTCCAACTGGAAATTCGCTATGAATCCGACACTGGCACCGTAGAAAACACGTCGGGCGCCAATTCGCGTCCGCTGTTCCAGGGTCAAAGCCGCGTCGGCCTGCAAGGCAACTTCGGTACCGTGCGTCTGGGCCGTGGCCTGACCGCCTTCCAGGAAACGAGTACCGGTTTCGAACCATGGTCGGGCATGCCTACGCCAGCCGGTTTCCAGACCGACCTGACCGTTGCCGGCTACACCAGCGATCCGCTGAGCGCGCCAGGCAACTCGCGTAACCGCTTCTCGAATGCCGTGTTTTACAACTCGCCAGTCATCAGCGGCTTCCAGTTCAACGCCACCGTGGCCGCCAAAGAAGCGAACAACAACACCGCCGTTGCAGCCACCGTGCGCAACCTGACGACGAATGCCACCGGCAACTTCGCCCTGCCAGCCAATGTGGTGCCAGCATCGAACCCGTACTCGGTGTCGGCAACGTACAACAACGCCCAGTTCGCCGCCATGGCTGCCTACGAGCGTAACGGCCTGCAAGCCAAGCTGTGGTCGGTCGGTGCATCGTTCAATCCGATCGCGGAATTGAAACTGATGGCAACGTACCAACATCAGGATGACGGCAACTTCAAGATCGTCAACACCGACACCAAATCGTGGGTGCTGGGCGCCAACTATGACGTCGGCCCAGGCAAGATCCGCGCTGGCTACGGTCAAAAAACGCCGGATGGCGTCGCCAAGACCAAGCAAGCATCGCTGGGCTACGACTACAATCTGTCGAAGCGTACCTACCTGTACGCAGATATTTCGAACAAGAAATCGGCCAGCGTCGCCAACTACAACAACACCACCTCGGTCAACTACATCGGCCTGGGCGTACACCACAATTTCTAA
- a CDS encoding CobW family GTP-binding protein, which yields MALIPTTILTGFLGAGKTTLLNRILQEDHGMRIAVIENEFGQENIDNEILVQDSNEHIIEMNNGCICCTVRGDLIVGLTELARKRDAGLLAFDRVVIETTGLANPGPVAQTFFVDEEVGSHYMLDAIITVVDARHAMKQLDEYEEAQRQVGFADKLLLSKTDLVSEEDVAALTRRLKRINPRAPIAKVDFGRAPLAEVLDIRGFNLNEKLELDPDFLATETAHVHDHDKTHDHAHGHEHEHGHKHEHSDACATDCGHADHHHAQHSDDIAAFVFKSTQPFDSAKLDEFLGGLVQVYGPRMLRYKGVLLMQGAERKVVFQGVHQLMGSDLGAKWGENEVRGSKMVFIGKNLPKDIFIRGLEQCLV from the coding sequence ATGGCACTGATTCCAACCACCATCCTCACCGGTTTCCTGGGCGCCGGCAAAACCACCTTGCTCAACCGCATACTGCAGGAAGACCATGGCATGCGCATCGCCGTGATCGAGAACGAGTTTGGCCAGGAAAACATCGATAACGAGATCCTGGTGCAGGATAGCAACGAACACATCATCGAGATGAACAACGGCTGCATCTGCTGCACCGTGCGAGGCGACCTGATCGTGGGCCTGACGGAACTGGCGCGCAAGCGCGACGCCGGCTTGCTGGCATTCGACCGCGTCGTCATCGAAACGACGGGCCTGGCCAATCCCGGCCCCGTGGCGCAAACCTTCTTTGTCGACGAAGAAGTGGGCAGCCACTACATGCTCGACGCCATTATCACGGTAGTCGATGCCCGCCATGCCATGAAGCAACTGGACGAATACGAGGAAGCCCAGCGGCAAGTGGGCTTTGCCGACAAGCTGCTGCTGTCGAAAACCGACCTCGTCAGTGAAGAGGACGTGGCCGCCCTGACGCGCCGCCTGAAGCGCATCAACCCGCGCGCGCCCATCGCCAAGGTCGATTTCGGCCGCGCGCCGCTGGCCGAAGTACTCGACATCCGCGGTTTCAACCTGAATGAAAAGCTGGAACTGGACCCGGATTTCCTGGCGACGGAAACGGCGCACGTGCATGATCACGACAAGACACACGACCATGCACACGGACATGAACACGAGCATGGTCATAAGCACGAGCACAGCGACGCCTGCGCCACCGATTGCGGCCATGCCGACCACCACCATGCGCAGCACAGCGACGATATCGCCGCCTTTGTTTTCAAGAGCACGCAACCGTTCGACAGCGCCAAGCTCGACGAGTTCCTCGGCGGCCTGGTGCAAGTGTATGGCCCGCGCATGCTGCGCTACAAGGGTGTGCTGCTGATGCAGGGCGCCGAGCGCAAGGTGGTCTTCCAGGGCGTGCACCAGCTGATGGGCAGCGACCTGGGCGCTAAATGGGGCGAAAACGAAGTGCGTGGCAGCAAAATGGTATTTATTGGCAAGAATCTACCAAAAGACATTTTTATTCGCGGACTCGAACAATGTTTGGTATAA